From the Glycine max cultivar Williams 82 chromosome 11, Glycine_max_v4.0, whole genome shotgun sequence genome, the window atgattACATCATCCTTTCCAAATCCAAGGACCGATTCCATGTGTGAGGCATGCACACAAcgcataataaataaaaataattaaattaaattgtaattaaaccGAGTGAACTCGGAAAATGCATGAAGGAGGTTTTGGCTCTTAGAAACTCATTTTAACCTGTAAATGCATGTTCTGTTTATATAATCCATTTTAATTGTATGGAGTAACTAGTGTAGTCGATGTGGGATTCGAGAGGGAGGTTACCTTGACAATGATTCGAGGCTTGTAGCTCTTGCTGGTGCCCCATAGGATCAAAGAGAAGAGggtgaaaaagagaagaaagaggaGGAAGAAGCAGAAGTAGAGGCGGAGGTTGCGGGGGAAGTGGTTGAGGTCGTCGTCgccgtcgtcgtcgtcgtcgtcgtcgtcgagGCCGGCGTCGGGGTTGGGGTGTGGGTGGAGCTTCTtccaggaggaggaggaggagaagttGCTGCGAGGGTTTTTGAGGGAAGCGGAGAAGCGAGAGGTGGAGGATTCGCGGGAGTGGTGGATGGGGGAAGAGAGGTAGTAGTGGAAATGGTGGTGAGGGGAACCCATGGGGCTTGAACCGTACGACATTTTCTCCACGTCGTGGTTCGAAGGGCTCTGCACGTAGTAGAGTGGCCGCCGCGGAGGGGAACGCGACGGTGACGACTGCTCCATGCTGTTGCTCGTAACCTCCGAGTCTGATTTCGTGTGCATTCTTCCTCCCATTTTTCTTCTCACTGCCAACAACAAGAAGATGGAAGCATTTTATATGCTACAAcaggaaacaaaataaaatcaatattattattgCCTTTTCTCCTTTCAGCATTACTagcaattcatttttcaataattaaataacatttaataaatgagattCTCAAGTGTGaatgtgttcttttcttttggaaaataaattattctcttCATCTATCACCAAATGGGAAagacaaaatattttgtttgctaACATGACTTCCACtcgtaatataaaaaattgattattttcttataatgtataaattttttccaaaaaaaaatgtgtcatgAAACTTTCGTCGTCACTCGTCAcagtgagaaataaaaaattatattattgtacaaacaatataatttttcaaaatataagatCATTCAACTacattaatttattactttataagaatatttaaaaacattaaatattaaagaagGTCAGATATTCACAATCTAATGCAAGGATGCacgaattattaatttataatttttatgtcaatattaatatattaatcatgTGATATAAGTATTTTGATCTTgtagaaatatttatatttaatatttaaacaattataCCACATTATATTTATACCTGtgattttattaacttttttattaaaaaaagtgcgTTGTAGaaaatttacaattattttattttctctccctTCTACACGCAATTTGAAACGGGCAAAATCTAGTGACTGGTGAAAGGGAACACCAAACTAGAAAGGTTACCATATTTGTGGGGTGTCTTAAATTTTGCACTAGAAATAGATGGCTGCCTCTTTTTGTCGCAGTGTCGTACTGCATACGCTACGTTACATTGATCCATGTTATGGGAGCACCAAACAACCCAGTTAAAAGAAGGGACTCGTTTAATTTTCAAGTGTCTTGTTTACCCTTTCACATTCTGGtagcaacatatatatatttttctctttagtctaaaaaaaaaataatatatatatatatatataattgtatcaattttaattaaaaattattttgtcttaacttatcttttattagaatttaatataaaaaatactgaaACTAACACTTCAATTtgaattaaagatatttaaaaacaataacattaaataagataacaatagtttttaaaaaatatttaagacaaaatgtttttttatatacttaagATGAGAGGAAGTACTGATTTACGAGGCCATTTTTCCAATGTGGTTGATCAGGGACATGGATGGAATCGGGTATATTAGTgtatttaaaattcaatcaatttctgaagcaacttttttttttggcttctgCATATGTCCCATGGTGGacgtgaaaagaaaagatattgATCCacgttatttaatttt encodes:
- the LOC100817846 gene encoding uncharacterized protein: MGGRMHTKSDSEVTSNSMEQSSPSRSPPRRPLYYVQSPSNHDVEKMSYGSSPMGSPHHHFHYYLSSPIHHSRESSTSRFSASLKNPRSNFSSSSSWKKLHPHPNPDAGLDDDDDDDDGDDDLNHFPRNLRLYFCFFLLFLLFFTLFSLILWGTSKSYKPRIIVKSIVFENLNVQSGNDGTGVPTDMLSLNSTVRILYRNPATFFGVHVTSTPLHLSYYQLAIASGQMQKFYQSRKSQRKLAVVVLGHQIPLYGGVSVLGNTKEHLENVALPLKLTFVVRSRAFILGRLVKSKFYRRITCSVTLHGNKLGKHLNLTDSCVYK